DNA sequence from the Scylla paramamosain isolate STU-SP2022 chromosome 4, ASM3559412v1, whole genome shotgun sequence genome:
TTATGTATGCGTAAGATTAGTTAAGATAATACTGTAACAAatcatattaattttcttatatgTTTGGTACATTCAACCATCTATaactaatgatttttttctattttaaacgccaataataataaattagtaAAGAAAAGATAGCTAGTATGTTATGTATTCATACACTAGTTAAGATAAATAATGGTAGTAAattatgtttattgttttagATATTCAAGTTACAATCAACTATTTACAGCTAAtcatatttgctttattttaaaCATCATCTGCATTATATCACACGCTGCCTGCTCTGTGCTGTAgtagtgttgtggtgtgttgtgtagtgATGTGCTggcgtgtggtgtgttgtgtagtgCTATGCTggcgtgtggtgtgttgtgtagtgctgtgctggtgtgtggtgtgttgtgtagtgCTGTGCTggcgtgtggtgtgttgtgtagtgctgtgctggtgtgtggtgtgttgtgtaatgctgtgctggtgtgtggtgtgttgtgtaatGCTGTGCTggcgtgtggtgtgttgtgtagtgCTATGCTggcgtgtggtgtgttgtgtagtgctgtgctggtgtgtggtgtgttgtgtagtgCTGTGCTggcgtgtggtgtgttgtgtagtgctgtgctggtgtgtggtgtgttgtgtaatgctgtgctggtgtgtggtgtgttgtgtagtgCTGTGCTggcgtgtggtgtgttgtgtagtgctgtgctggtgtgtggtgtgttgtgtagtgctgtgccggtgtgtggtgtgttgtgtagtgCTGTGCCggcgtgtggtgtgttgtgtagtgctgtgctggtgtgtggtgtgttgtgtagtgctgtgctggtgtgtggtgtgttgtgtagtgctgtgctggtgtgtggtgtgttgtgtagtgCTGTGCTggcgtgtggtgtgttgtgtagtgCTGTGCTggcgtgtggtgtgttgtgtagtgctgtgctggtgtgtggtgtgttgtgtagtgctgtgctggtgtgtggtgtgctgtgtagtgctgtgctggtgtgtggtgtgctgtgtaGTGCTGTGCTggcgtgtggtgtgttgtgtaatgctgtgctggtgtgtggtgtgttgtgtagtgctgtgctggtgtgtggtgtgttgtgtagtgctgtgctggtgtgtggtgtgttgtgtagtgCTTTGTGGCAGCGTGGTGTCTGTGGTGCGCTATGTTCATGCTGGTCAGTGTAGGGTTTGTTTATGCAGAATGCATggctgtgtgtgtttaattgtaCCTGTTTGAAATATGCGTTGCTGTCCAGTAGAGATGTAATGAGTGATTAGttagttgatgtgtgtgtgtgtgtgtgtgtgtgtgtgtgtgtgtgtgtgtgtgtgtgtgtgtgtgtgtgtgtgtgtgtgtgtgtgtgtgtgtgtgtgtgtgtgtgtgtgtgaccgatGCAACAGTCCTTTAACATGCATAACATACCATAGCTCTAAAAGTGCTTTCCTACGTTTAAtataacgaaataaataaataaacattgcCAAGGATTATAAGTTATCCTCATCTCTCATAATACCCTTTTAGtcctattcttccctccctgtttCCTATCATCCAACAATATCCTTTAGttctcgtctcctttcctccctgtttCATCTCCCATACTCTCTTTCTCAAAGTTGGTATCTGTTCCTCCTATCTCAAGGCCCTTCGGAGCCATTCATCACCTCGGCCAGTCCCCCATACATTACCAGAGTCCCAACGCTATCAGTTATACATCACTGTTTTAGCTGCGTTGGCTGTCTTCCACCCCTCCCTACTCCCTGCGTCAGCTCCTCACGCCGCGCTCACTTCACCCGCGCCGCTGCatctggagaaggaggagtctTCGTTTCCTTCATTCTGTGCAGTTGAGATGATGGATGTTCTTCGTACTTCTTACGTAATTTGATCTGCTACagcttttattttgtatttttgttctctatctttcctctttttttttttttttcatatcctgtGATTCTTCGATCTTTTTTCGTAGTTATTTTCTGAATGGTAAGATTACGCTTCTGGAATACTGCATGGGGCCTCCTGTTCCctgtaaaaaaaagtgatgtatAAAAATGGCTGTCACTACACATAGAAATACGTGGAAAGGACAGACAATAGATCCGTTGGTTTAAAATGAAAGTATCTACTGAACTAGTTTGAACTATTAATAAGCATCGTGTGGGAGAACAAGGTGGAACAGAACAATACAgtcttttttttaacaaagattaatattaacagaaaacatTCAAATAATAATCATCGTAATGTCTAGTCATTCACAAATGTTTAAAGAAATACAGTATCAGAGATGAACAAGTGCTGGAGGGTGGTTAGAATGCATGATGTACCTAAAGTTGTGGACGCGCCAAAGTTCTGCAAGTGGTACCATTGCTTGGTTATATTCGAGGCAATCAGGAATAAGTTACACCAGTGGAATGCCAAACTTCCTTTCTGACCAAGAATCTTCAAGTGCGACACACCAGAAGTCACATTCACTGAATAAACACGTCGTAGTAACATCAGACGCAAGACAAGTACACTCCATTCCGGGTGCtacgttaattttttttaagatcacCTTTACTAGGAAAT
Encoded proteins:
- the LOC135100148 gene encoding histidine-rich glycoprotein-like — encoded protein: MNIAHHRHHAATKHYTTHHTPAQHYTTHHTPAQHYTTHHTPAQHYTTHHTPAQHYTAHHTPAQHYTAHHTPAQHYTTHHTPAQHYTTHHTPAQHYTTHHTPAQHYTTHHTPAQHYTTHHTPAQHYTTHHTPAQHYTTHHTPAQHYTTHHTPAQHYTTHHTPAQHYTTHHTPAQHYTTHHTPAQHYTTHHTPAQHYTTHHTPAQHYTTHHTPAQHYTTHHTPA